In Brachypodium distachyon strain Bd21 chromosome 2, Brachypodium_distachyon_v3.0, whole genome shotgun sequence, one genomic interval encodes:
- the LOC112270611 gene encoding peroxidase 2-like, giving the protein MAKGSVSLVLVAFAVLLAAQLKPAVAVDGRYNTTMQEKVRKIVEANRYDAPGLIRILFHDCWVKGCDASVLLNVTEDKNEIHAPQNGGLRGMGVIQAIKDALVAANYENVSCTDALIFAAREATVVLSNYTITYDVDGPGRKDSNISVAGDAGVLPPPFADFGTLLTNFQNKTGFGLDELVILSGAHSVGRAHRAAFDDRLNKAVTPSSQIDDDYRNAIDKKTSTHPTWLQAVMGAKPTPDMAATAENNIRDMDDVRGATKYNATGVKLSPKNVLDNSYYTNNGQNMVLFKSDWVLRTNKDAAAAMKLYRENPVIWYGLFGQAMAKLSELAPERLENEFVAGGARKYCDKIEPAIAY; this is encoded by the exons ATGGCGAAGGGTTCTGTGTCTTTGGTGCTGGTGGCCTTTGCCGTCCTACTGGCAGCGCAGCTgaagccggcggtggcggtggacgGCCGCTACAACACAACCATGCAGGAGAAGGTGAGGAAAATAGTGGAGGCGAACCGCTACGACGCCCCTGGACTCATCCGGATCCTCTTCCACGACTGCTGGGTCAAG GGTTGCGACGCATCGGTGCTGCTGAACGTGACTGAAGACAAGAACGAGATCCACGCGCCACAGAACGGCGGCCTCCGGGGCATGGGGGTGATCCAAGCCATCAAGGACGCGCTCGTCGCGGCCAACTACGAGAACGTGAGCTGCACCGACGCTCTCATCTTCGCGGCACGCGAGGCCACCGTCGTCCTCAGCAACTACACCATCACGTACGACGTCGACGGGCCGGGCCGAAAGGATTCCAACATCTCGGTCGCGGGCGACGCCGGCGTCCTGCCCCCGCCCTTCGCCGACTTCGGCACCCTCCTGACCAACTTCCAAAACAAGACGGGCTTCGGCCTGGACGAGCTCGTCATCCTCTCCGGCGCGCACTCCGTTGGCCGAGCCCACCGGGCCGCCTTCGACGACCGCCTCAACAAGGCCGTCACCCCCTCTTCGCAGATCGACGACGACTACCGGAACGCCATCGACAAGAAAACCTCGACTCACCCGACATGGTTGCAAGCAGTCATGGGAGCAAAGCCAACGCCGGACATGGCCGCCACGGCGGAGAACAACATCCGCGACATGGACGACGTGAGGGGCGCGACCAAGTACAACGCCACGGGGGTGAAGCTGAGCCCCAAGAACGTCCTGGACAACAGctactacaccaacaacgggCAGAACATGGTGCTCTTCAAGTCCGACTGGGTGCTCAGGACAAACAaggacgccgctgccgccatgaAGCTCTACAGGGAGAACCCCGTGATCTGGTACGGCCTCTTCGGCCAGGCCATGGCCAAGCTCAGCGAGCTCGCCCCCGAGCGCCTTGAGAACGAATTTGTCGCCGGTGGAGCCAGGAAGTACTGCGACAAGATTGAACCGGCCATCGCGTATTAA
- the LOC112270631 gene encoding peroxidase 30-like, whose translation MSKRNENVSLSVLLASAVVAILLAAQVNVKPAMAGDYTIGMQTKVRDIVQRNRAVAPGLIRLAFHDCWVKGCDGSVLLERADKQAEMDAPQNGGIRGLDLIQAIKDTLSLDDSTVTCADAVVYAAREACNVLSGGNIVYAVDGPGSHKDTNASSMADAGALPGPTASFANLAANFNGKGFTPRDVVVLSGAHAVGLAHRPNFEARLTANANEISQKYRNDVNVISNASPNKTAHNNVRDLDKAETEPGVLDNNYYAANLGKKVLFSSDFALTTDGAALNNMTNFKNDATMWFRLFEDAMARLSRLPAQGADVLQVPRIKCNAPNPAS comes from the exons ATGTCGAAGCGCAACGAGAATGTGTCTCTTTCGGTGCTCCTGGCCTCGGCTGTCGTGGCGATCCTCCTTGCCGCGCAGGTGAACGTGAAGCCGGCGATGGCCGGCGACTACACCATTGGCATGCAGACTAAGGTGAGGGACATAGTGCAGAGGAACCGCGCCGTCGCCCCCGGCCTCATCCGGCTAGCCTTCCACGACTGCTGGGTCAAG GGTTGTGATGGGTCCGTGTTGCTGGAGAGAGCCGACAAGCAGGCAGAGATGGACGCGCCGCAGAACGGCGGCATCCGTGGCCTGGACTTGATCCAGGCCATCAAGGACACACTGTCCCTTGACGACAGCACCGTCACCTgcgccgacgccgtcgtcTACGCGGCGCGAGAAGCCTGCAACGTGCTCAGCGGCGGCAACATCGTCTACGCCGTCGACGGGCCTGGCTCCCACAAGGACACCAACGCGTCCTCCATGGCCGACGCCGGTGCCCTCCCTGGACCAACCGCCAGCTTCGCGAACCTCGCGGCCAACTTCAACGGCAAGGGCTTCACCCCACGGGACGTCGTGGTCCTCTCCGGCGCGCACGCCGTCGGCTTAGCCCACCGCCCCAACTTCGAGGCCCGGCTCACGGCCAATGCCAATGAGATCAGCCAGAAGTACCGGAACGACGTCAACGTGATATCGAACGCCAGCCCCAACAAGACGGCGCACAACAACGTCCGGGACCTGGACAAGGCGGAGACGGAGCCGGGCGTCCTGGACAACAACTACTACGCCGCCAACCTCGGCAAGAAGGTGCTATTCAGCTCCGACTTCGCGCTCACCACCGACGGCGCCGCGCTCAACAACATGACGAACTTCAAGAACGACGCCACCATGTGGTTCCGTCTCTTCGAGGACGCCATGGCCAGGCTCAGCAGGCTCCCCGCGCAGGGCGCCGATGTTCTCCAGGTGCCAAGGATCAAATGCAACGCCCCCAATCCGGCAAGCTAG
- the LOC100835707 gene encoding agamous-like MADS-box protein AGL23, producing the protein MPPRRRPSLGRQKVAMEPIQSNKARQVCFSKRRFGLFKKASELSVLCGVELAAVVFSPGGKAFSFCTPSVDAVVNRLLVNNNNNAAAPAAGGGGGWSSSAPAVATEGSSSSGLAPAAMAAEKLVELTEAYAELRAMMEREKLRKERAEEEMEREREAAGCPTAAWLDADLAELSEAELVEFQAALLEVKNAVDLHADDVLRETLTAAAAAPARSPLAMPMPRPRGFANSVYEVGGYSSGNNNGGGFANSVYEVAGSSSGNNNGGGATMGEMMQMDNMLQQLNLIDQIHPLPPRMGQIPPPGLGFPETMDLPPLPGMGFLDTMDLPSPDFGPDGGFIGPPPF; encoded by the coding sequence ATGCCGCCGCGTCGCAGGCCGAGCCTGGGCCGGCAGAAGGTAGCAATGGAGCCGATCCAAAGCAATAAGGCCCGCCAGGTGTGTTTCTCGAAGCGCCGTTTTGGGCTTTTCAAAAAGGCCAGCGAGCTCTCCGTCCTCTGCGGCGTGGAGCTCGCTGCCGTCGTCTTCTCGCCAGGCGGCAAGGCTTTCTCCTTCTGCACCCCTTCCGTCGACGCCGTCGTCAACCGCCTCCtcgtcaacaacaacaacaacgccgctgctcctgctgccggcggaggaggaggttggTCTTCTTCGGCTCCGGCGGTGGCGACTgaaggttcttcttcttcgggtCTGGCAccagcggccatggcggcggagaAGCTGGTGGAACTAACCGAGGCGTACGCGGAGCTGAGGGCCATGATGGAGCGGGAGAAGCTCCGCAAGGAGcgtgcggaggaggagatggagagggAACGCGAGGCGGCCGGGTGCCCCACCGCCGCCTGGCTCGACGCCGACCTGGCGGAACTATCTGAGGCCGAGCTTGTGGAGTTCCAGGCGGCACTATTGGAGGTGAAGAACGCTGTCGACCTCCATGCTGACGACGTGCTCCGCGAGaccctcaccgccgccgcagctgctcCTGCTCGTTCACCTCTCGCCATGCCCATGCCCAGGCCTCGCGGATTCGCTAACAGCGTCTACGAGGTCGGTGGTTATTCTTCAGGCAACAACAATGGCGGGGGATTCGCTAACAGCGTCTACGAGGTAGCCGGTTCTTCTTCAGGAAACAACAATGGCGGAGGGGCCACCATGGGGGAGATGATGCAGATGGACAacatgctgcagcagctgaaTCTCATAGACCAGATTCATCCGCTGCCGCCGAGAATGGGCCAGATTCCTCCGCCGGGACTGGGGTTCCCGGAGACCATGGACcttccgccgctgccgggAATGGGGTTCCTAGACACCATGGACCTTCCGTCGCCGGACTTCGGCCCAGACGGCGGCTTCATCGGCCCACCACCtttctga